The region CAGACCAAGCAGAACGACGTGCTGAAGTCCCTCGCCGCGCAGGGCTACAACGCCTTCGGCGTCTTCGGCGTCTCCCCGGAGAACGTCAACGCCACCTTCGAGGATCTCAAACGGCAGGGCTTCCCGGTCGCCTCGCTGGCGTCGTGCCCCGCCGGGGAGGTCGACAAGGCGGACTTCTGCCTGTCCACCGACGTCCAGCTGGCCGCCTACAAGGCGGCGCAGGCCGCGATCAAGGCCATGGGCGGCCAGGGCGACCTCGTGCACCTGACCGGCAACAAGGTCGACTCCAACACCCAGCGTCGCATCGCGGGGGTGCAGAAGGCGGTGGACGAGACCGGCGGGAAGGTCAAGCTCCTGCAGACCGTCACCGACGTGGACAAGGACCTGCAGACGGCGCAGAAGGCCGTCGCCGACCTCCTCGCCGCCAAGGGCGACCGGATCCAGGGCATCGTCAACACCGCCTACAACCCCGCGGTCGCCTCCGCGGAGGGCGTCAAGCGGGCCAAGCTGCCGATCAAGGTCGTCGCGATCGACGACGACAAGACCATCCTGGCCGGCATCGCTGACGGCTCGGTCGCGGCGACCGTGCTGCAGAACCCGGTGGGCCAGGCGTCCGTCGGTTCGTACGCGCTGACCAAGCTCGCGGGCGGCTGCACGATGAAGCAGCCGGGAGTGATCATCGACTCCGGTTCCTTCGTCGTGACCAAGGACGACATCGACACCTACGACACGGACCGGCAGGCGAAGACGGACGAGCTGAAGAAGGCGTTCGACAGCCAGTACCTGTCCTGCAAGTAGTCCACGACCCCCCAGGAGGAGCCTCCCCTTGCCCGCGATCACCCACGCCGAGGCGTATCTCGTCGACCTGGAGGTCGAGACCGTACGCACGGACGCCGTCCAGTCGTTCATCAAGCAGGAGACCGTCTTCGTCGAGGTCCGGACCGACGACGGCGGCGCCGGCACCGGCTACACGTACACGATCGGCACCGGCGGCACCGCCGTGCTCGCCCTGCTCCGCGACTACCTGCTGCCCAGGCTGATGGGCGCGGACGCCCGCCGGGTGGAGGCCGTCTGGCACGACCTGTTCGCCGCGACCCGGGCGACCACGGTCGGCGCCATCACCTCCCTGGCACTCGCCGCCGTCGACACGGCCCTGTGGGACTGGCGCTGCCGCGACGCGGGCCAGCCGCTCTGGGTCCTGGCGGGCGGCGCCAAGGACCGCATCCCGCTGTACGACACCGAAGGCGGCTGGCTGCACCTCACCACCGAAGAGCTCATCGCCGGCGCCAAGGCGAGCCAGGCCGCGGGCTGGCCCGGCGTGAAGCTCAAGATCGGCCGCTCCCCCGTGGAGGACGCGGAGCGGCTGGCCGCGGTGCGTGCGGCGGTCGGGCCGGACTTCGACCTGATGCTCGACGCCAACCAGTCGCTCACCCCCGCGGAGGCGGTCAGGCGGGCCCGGCTTCTCGAACCGTCGGACCCGTACTGGTTCGAGGAGCCGCTGCCGGCCGACGACGTGGCCGGGCACCAGGCACTGGCCGCGGCCGCCTCGATCCCGGTCGCGGTCGGCGAGTCGCTCTACTCCATGGCGCAGTTCCGCGAGTACCTGCACCGGCAGGCGGCCGGCATCGTGCAGGTGGACGTGGCGCGCATCGGCGGCATCACGCCCTGGCTCAAGGTCGCGCACCTGGCGGAGGCGTACAACGTGCCGGTTTGTCCGCATTTCCTCATGGAGCTGCACGTGAGCCTCTGCTGTGCGGTGCCGAACAGCCGCTATCTGGAGCACATCCCCCAGCTCAGGGCGATCACGCGGCGCGAGATCGAGGTCGCCGGCGGGCACGCCCTGGCGCCGTCCTCCCCCGGGCTCGGCATCGAGTGGGACCGCGACGCGATCGACGACCGGAGAGTCCGGTGAGCACGCGGACCGCGACGCCGCCGGAGACCCCCGCGGCAGGTCGGCCGGGACCGCGGAGGCCGTCGGGAATGCCGCTGTGGGCGAACCCCCGCCTCGGGCTGCTCGTCCTGCTGGTCGTCCTGGTCACGCTCTTCACCGTGCTGCGGCCGGCGTTCATGAACACCACGCTCACGCTCGTGCCGCTGCAGTCGGACATCAGCGTGTACGCGGTCGTCGGCCTCTCCCAGCTGGCCGTCCTGTCGCTGGGGCACATGAACATGGCCGTCGGCCGGATGGCGGCGATGAGCGCGTTCGCCATGGGACTGGCT is a window of Nonomuraea helvata DNA encoding:
- a CDS encoding sugar ABC transporter substrate-binding protein — its product is MNGRPLVRLGGLAAALMLAATATAGCTRKSDGTATAGTPARTPDQVKIALVPGGAHPYFQPWKDTAAKAKSELGVGDVTFNETSDWDQTKQNDVLKSLAAQGYNAFGVFGVSPENVNATFEDLKRQGFPVASLASCPAGEVDKADFCLSTDVQLAAYKAAQAAIKAMGGQGDLVHLTGNKVDSNTQRRIAGVQKAVDETGGKVKLLQTVTDVDKDLQTAQKAVADLLAAKGDRIQGIVNTAYNPAVASAEGVKRAKLPIKVVAIDDDKTILAGIADGSVAATVLQNPVGQASVGSYALTKLAGGCTMKQPGVIIDSGSFVVTKDDIDTYDTDRQAKTDELKKAFDSQYLSCK
- a CDS encoding mandelate racemase/muconate lactonizing enzyme family protein encodes the protein MPAITHAEAYLVDLEVETVRTDAVQSFIKQETVFVEVRTDDGGAGTGYTYTIGTGGTAVLALLRDYLLPRLMGADARRVEAVWHDLFAATRATTVGAITSLALAAVDTALWDWRCRDAGQPLWVLAGGAKDRIPLYDTEGGWLHLTTEELIAGAKASQAAGWPGVKLKIGRSPVEDAERLAAVRAAVGPDFDLMLDANQSLTPAEAVRRARLLEPSDPYWFEEPLPADDVAGHQALAAAASIPVAVGESLYSMAQFREYLHRQAAGIVQVDVARIGGITPWLKVAHLAEAYNVPVCPHFLMELHVSLCCAVPNSRYLEHIPQLRAITRREIEVAGGHALAPSSPGLGIEWDRDAIDDRRVR